Proteins encoded within one genomic window of Nordella sp. HKS 07:
- a CDS encoding CHAT domain-containing protein has translation MSLSCTRLIAVITIAFMLVQPCDAQETPAVLIQPQGSVLIRNDPEVRALLDKALDAAEQGDSAEIKTLIGKAEAIINRTIGPSGRHMTALHQEAAADFVISGEPQEALAHGLKAVALGRKLAASYIFYRGMSLGMPVFEQTEPFRDFLSTAYVMMDGADADLSRRLTAEAFKVAQLAQMTKAGLAVLRHQATQAALAGRRSDEVKLVQMVADTIGPTLQTGREIAAGLHGEAGSPGRTEMEALNAGQQENLQEAIALIAKEKIDIADILLPRPLEVDAVARLLEPDEALVFFVEGNMAELHGFVVTRESVRWREIALKLPDIEALVARFRAGIGAPLGRSATVITEEPAPDEDDTLAPAWQLYQALLGPFEAQLQGKTHLLVAVDGALAKLPFESLLTAPPPAASTDARVLPWLVHDHAVTVLPVLSAIAGRDRQAAVRDGASEAVLGIGNPHYAALAGKPGLIGAVQSLEKLTPLPESDGEVRRIAEMLGSSGQDLLTGRDASEEKLYALSGTGMLAQYRMLIFATHGLLPGEIDGLYEGALALTPSEKEARQLIAPSAMGLITSADGLLTTSEIPQLKLKADIVVLSACNTGADSNIDLEAYSGLAAAFLQAGARSVMVSHWPVNSDAAVAITTGTIRHWQSRKPGRDFVFAFRQALLEVIETSPETGKPSYWAPFSLFGEP, from the coding sequence ATGAGCTTAAGCTGCACTCGCCTGATCGCGGTCATCACAATCGCTTTCATGCTGGTGCAGCCCTGCGACGCGCAAGAGACCCCGGCCGTTCTCATCCAGCCGCAAGGCAGCGTGCTCATCCGCAACGATCCAGAAGTCCGGGCCCTCCTCGATAAGGCGCTCGACGCCGCCGAACAGGGCGACAGCGCGGAAATCAAGACGCTCATCGGCAAGGCCGAGGCAATCATCAACCGGACAATAGGGCCATCGGGGCGCCACATGACCGCCCTTCACCAGGAAGCGGCGGCGGATTTCGTGATATCCGGCGAGCCCCAGGAGGCGCTGGCCCATGGCCTCAAAGCGGTGGCGCTCGGGCGCAAACTGGCCGCGAGCTATATATTCTACCGCGGCATGAGCCTCGGCATGCCGGTGTTCGAGCAGACCGAGCCTTTCCGTGATTTCCTGTCAACGGCCTATGTGATGATGGACGGCGCCGACGCGGACCTGTCCCGGCGCCTGACCGCCGAGGCCTTCAAGGTCGCGCAGCTGGCGCAGATGACGAAGGCCGGCCTTGCGGTGCTGCGCCATCAGGCGACCCAGGCGGCGCTGGCCGGACGACGCAGCGATGAAGTGAAGCTCGTCCAGATGGTGGCCGACACGATCGGCCCCACTCTGCAGACGGGGCGCGAGATCGCGGCCGGTCTCCACGGCGAGGCCGGCAGCCCCGGGCGCACCGAAATGGAGGCGCTGAATGCCGGCCAGCAGGAGAACCTGCAAGAGGCGATCGCGCTCATCGCCAAGGAGAAGATCGACATTGCCGACATTCTCCTGCCACGCCCGCTGGAGGTAGACGCCGTGGCCCGGCTCCTCGAACCCGACGAGGCACTGGTCTTCTTCGTCGAGGGCAATATGGCGGAGCTGCACGGCTTCGTCGTCACCCGCGAGTCCGTCCGCTGGCGCGAGATCGCGCTGAAGCTGCCGGATATCGAGGCGCTCGTCGCCCGCTTCCGGGCCGGGATCGGCGCGCCCCTGGGACGCAGCGCCACAGTCATTACGGAGGAGCCGGCGCCTGATGAGGATGACACTCTGGCGCCGGCCTGGCAGCTCTATCAGGCGTTGCTCGGTCCGTTCGAGGCCCAACTGCAAGGCAAGACGCATCTTCTGGTCGCGGTCGATGGCGCGCTGGCGAAGCTACCCTTCGAATCGCTCCTTACCGCGCCGCCGCCAGCCGCCTCGACCGACGCGCGCGTCTTGCCGTGGCTGGTGCACGATCATGCCGTCACCGTACTTCCAGTGTTATCGGCCATTGCCGGGCGGGACCGGCAAGCCGCGGTGCGCGATGGTGCAAGCGAGGCCGTGCTGGGCATCGGCAATCCCCACTATGCCGCGCTCGCCGGCAAGCCCGGCCTCATCGGCGCCGTTCAGTCACTCGAAAAACTCACGCCCCTGCCCGAATCCGACGGCGAGGTCCGGCGCATCGCCGAAATGCTCGGATCGTCGGGGCAGGACCTGCTCACCGGGAGGGACGCATCGGAGGAAAAACTCTATGCGCTGTCCGGCACGGGAATGCTGGCACAGTACCGCATGCTGATCTTCGCCACGCATGGATTGCTGCCTGGCGAAATCGACGGCCTTTATGAAGGCGCTCTGGCCTTGACGCCGTCCGAGAAGGAGGCGCGCCAGTTGATCGCGCCCTCGGCCATGGGGCTCATCACCAGCGCCGACGGGCTGTTGACGACCTCGGAAATCCCGCAGCTCAAGCTCAAGGCCGACATCGTCGTGCTCTCCGCCTGCAATACCGGGGCCGACAGCAACATCGATCTCGAAGCCTATTCAGGCCTCGCCGCGGCCTTTCTCCAGGCCGGCGCACGGTCCGTCATGGTCTCGCATTGGCCGGTGAATTCGGATGCCGCGGTCGCGATCACGACGGGTACGATCAGGCACTGGCAATCGCGCAAGCCCGGCCGCGACTTCGTTTTCGCCTTCCGGCAAGCGTTGCTCGAAGTGATCGAGACGAGCCCGGAAACCGGCAAGCCCTCTTATTGGGCGCCTTTCTCGCTCTTCGGTGAGCCCTGA
- a CDS encoding ribokinase, translating to MTKQKPKITIVGSFAVGLTMRAPKLPIFGETMLGTDFDMGPGGKGSNQAVATARLGARSSLRAILGTDKLAGIATDLYVAEGVDTELVTSQSERATGVGFIILNDKGENFIILDMGANELMDATSVDLAEARIAESDVVMTVLEVPTEAARRAMELGRKHGTRTILNPAPARALPPEIFASVDYLTPNESELRILLGLPANDPRSSRELALELRRKGVRNVVVTLGRQGALILTDELDVMVPAIPVDVVDTTGAGDAFNSGFAVALAEGRDIVDAVRFGVVCGALACTKLGVIPSLASRAEADAMHEKARNSLWKDSL from the coding sequence ATGACCAAACAGAAACCCAAGATCACGATCGTCGGCAGCTTCGCGGTGGGCCTCACCATGCGCGCGCCGAAGCTGCCGATCTTCGGCGAGACCATGCTCGGAACCGATTTCGACATGGGGCCCGGCGGCAAGGGCTCGAACCAGGCGGTCGCCACCGCGAGGCTCGGTGCCCGCTCCAGCCTGCGCGCCATTCTCGGCACCGACAAGCTCGCCGGCATCGCCACCGATCTCTATGTCGCCGAAGGCGTCGACACGGAACTCGTGACCTCACAGAGCGAGCGCGCCACCGGCGTCGGCTTCATCATCCTCAACGACAAGGGCGAGAATTTCATCATCCTCGACATGGGCGCCAATGAGCTCATGGATGCGACGTCGGTCGATCTGGCGGAAGCCAGGATCGCCGAAAGCGATGTCGTGATGACGGTCCTCGAAGTGCCGACGGAAGCGGCGCGGCGCGCCATGGAGCTCGGCCGCAAACATGGCACCCGCACCATCCTCAATCCGGCCCCGGCGCGCGCTCTGCCGCCCGAGATCTTCGCCTCGGTCGATTATCTGACGCCCAATGAAAGCGAGTTGCGCATCCTGCTGGGCTTGCCGGCGAATGACCCGCGCTCGTCGCGCGAGCTCGCCTTGGAATTGCGCCGGAAGGGCGTCCGCAATGTCGTGGTGACACTCGGCCGCCAGGGCGCCCTCATCCTCACCGATGAGCTCGATGTCATGGTGCCTGCCATTCCGGTCGATGTCGTCGACACTACGGGTGCCGGCGATGCCTTCAATTCCGGTTTCGCGGTGGCCCTCGCCGAAGGCCGCGACATCGTGGACGCGGTGCGCTTCGGCGTCGTTTGCGGGGCGCTCGCCTGCACCAAGCTCGGCGTCATCCCGAGCCTTGCCAGCCGCGCCGAGGCCGACGCCATGCATGAAAAAGCCCGTAACAGCCTATGGAAGGACAGCCTGTGA
- a CDS encoding 3-methyl-2-oxobutanoate hydroxymethyltransferase: MPRIFDFGGREVERSLTVAGLRQLKGSGRHVAQVTAETAEEAAAAEAAGIEMVVCRGSNVVRVREGSRRVFVTAAIGFAEAITGDEILRAGFAAVTAGADAVITGRSPDMVRLLAKEQVPVMGHLGLVPRKSTWVGGMRAVGKTAEEAMELWDRFRQLEDAGAFAVECEVIAAPVMAEINRRTSLVTVSLGSVSDADVIFLFTSDICGESARLPPSCAGLGRSQTPAGSDPAGTDRRSGAVPPGCRDGRFSGAT, encoded by the coding sequence ATGCCGCGCATTTTCGATTTCGGCGGCCGTGAGGTGGAACGCAGTCTGACGGTCGCCGGTCTGCGCCAGCTCAAAGGCAGCGGCAGGCATGTCGCGCAAGTGACCGCCGAGACAGCGGAAGAAGCCGCCGCGGCCGAGGCCGCCGGGATCGAGATGGTGGTCTGCCGGGGCAGCAATGTCGTGCGCGTGCGCGAAGGCTCGCGACGAGTCTTTGTGACCGCCGCGATCGGCTTCGCCGAGGCGATCACCGGCGATGAGATCTTGCGCGCGGGCTTCGCCGCGGTCACTGCCGGCGCCGATGCGGTGATCACCGGTCGCAGCCCGGACATGGTGCGCCTTCTCGCCAAAGAGCAGGTTCCCGTGATGGGCCATCTGGGTCTCGTGCCGCGCAAATCGACCTGGGTCGGCGGCATGCGCGCGGTCGGCAAGACCGCCGAGGAAGCGATGGAGCTGTGGGACCGTTTCCGGCAGCTCGAAGACGCCGGCGCCTTCGCGGTCGAATGCGAGGTCATCGCCGCCCCGGTGATGGCCGAGATCAATCGGCGCACCTCGCTCGTCACGGTGTCGCTGGGCTCAGTCTCCGACGCGGATGTGATCTTCCTCTTCACGTCCGATATTTGCGGCGAGAGCGCCAGGCTTCCCCCGTCATGCGCGGGCCTGGGGCGATCTCAGACACCTGCAGGCTCAGATCCGGCAGGAACGGATCGGCGCTCTGGGGCAGTTCCGCCAGGCTGTCGCGACGGGCGGTTTTCCGGCGCAACATGA
- the rbsD gene encoding D-ribose pyranase has protein sequence MNRNRLLNAELSHAIAMMGHGDLMIVCDAGFPIPSSAWRIDLAIAPDLPDLETVLTPIAANLICERVGYADTLAKHNPRLLEKVRRIFKGADFETAKHETILTEMAAKAKVIVRTGAFDPWGNILLYSGVDVPAWFSKDGTVPPDYYAKKMKG, from the coding sequence GTGAACCGCAACCGACTGCTCAATGCCGAACTCAGCCACGCCATTGCGATGATGGGACATGGCGATCTGATGATCGTCTGCGATGCGGGCTTCCCGATCCCCTCCTCGGCCTGGCGCATCGATCTCGCGATAGCGCCGGATCTGCCCGATCTCGAAACCGTACTGACGCCGATCGCCGCCAATCTCATCTGCGAGCGCGTGGGTTACGCCGATACTCTGGCGAAGCACAATCCGCGCCTGCTTGAAAAGGTGCGGCGCATCTTCAAAGGCGCCGACTTCGAGACCGCCAAGCATGAGACGATCCTCACCGAGATGGCGGCCAAGGCGAAGGTCATCGTGCGCACCGGCGCCTTTGATCCCTGGGGCAATATCCTGCTCTATTCCGGCGTCGATGTGCCGGCCTGGTTCTCCAAGGACGGCACCGTGCCGCCCGACTACTACGCCAAGAAGATGAAGGGCTGA